A stretch of the Naumannella halotolerans genome encodes the following:
- a CDS encoding LysR family transcriptional regulator, with translation MIDRRVQILRTVASRGTVTAAADALGYTPSAISHQLRTLSRDLGIRLLEPDGRRVQLTLAARLLLRGADELSIRWEELLAELATVSGESSGRLTMCGFSTASALMPAAASAVKQAHPYTTVRIVEANPEECFDLLLTEHADLAVVVATSGTPSLTDKRFEQQSLLDDPLDLLVHVDHRFASRRSVPMEETAQENWILDRVGRPYRNLVVAACTYAGFTPTVAHEAVEWDTGAALVGAGLGVAMVPRLARLPADDRIVRVPLAGEPTPARHVLTAVRRGSAEQPVIRTALAALRDVAAQVVG, from the coding sequence ATGATTGATCGGCGGGTCCAGATTCTGCGGACGGTCGCGAGTCGCGGTACGGTCACCGCCGCCGCCGATGCCCTCGGCTACACGCCATCGGCGATCTCGCACCAACTGCGCACCCTGTCCCGCGATCTGGGGATCCGCTTGTTGGAGCCCGATGGCCGTCGGGTCCAGTTGACCCTGGCGGCGCGGCTGCTCCTGCGGGGTGCCGACGAGCTGAGCATCCGGTGGGAGGAACTGCTGGCCGAACTGGCGACGGTCAGCGGCGAGAGCAGCGGCCGGCTGACCATGTGTGGTTTCTCGACGGCGTCGGCGCTGATGCCTGCCGCGGCCTCGGCGGTGAAACAGGCGCACCCCTACACGACGGTTCGGATCGTGGAGGCGAACCCGGAGGAGTGCTTCGACCTGTTGCTGACCGAGCACGCCGATCTGGCCGTGGTGGTGGCGACCTCGGGGACGCCGTCGTTGACCGACAAGCGGTTCGAGCAGCAGTCGTTGCTGGACGACCCGCTGGACCTGCTGGTGCATGTTGATCATCGGTTCGCGAGCCGCCGTTCGGTGCCGATGGAGGAGACCGCGCAGGAGAACTGGATCCTGGACCGGGTGGGTCGCCCGTACCGGAACCTGGTCGTCGCCGCCTGCACCTATGCCGGGTTCACTCCGACCGTCGCCCATGAGGCTGTCGAGTGGGACACCGGGGCGGCGCTGGTGGGTGCCGGTCTGGGTGTGGCGATGGTGCCGCGACTGGCCCGACTGCCGGCCGACGACCGGATCGTTCGCGTCCCGCTGGCCGGTGAGCCGACCCCGGCCCGGCACGTGTTGACCGCGGTACGCCGGGGCAGTGCCGAACAGCCGGTGATCCGGACGGCGCTGGCGGCCCTGCGGGACGTGGCAGCGCAGGTGGTCGGCTGA
- a CDS encoding LacI family DNA-binding transcriptional regulator — MQAVSIAEVAKRAGVSTATVSRALSGRGTVSPARKQAVLDAAAALGYVVASNASSLASGRTRNVGVVIPFLDRWYFGQVLEGAQLTLLEAGYDVTLYNLAGGTRARAQVFEQFLLRQRVDAVLAVALELTPHEIARLHQVGKPLVCIGGVIPGVPSLGIDDLAVSELATDHLTGLGHTTIGFIGGKPEVDSDFQLPVQRFDGYRRSLQRAGIEFDPALALYGDFTLDGGYTAAKQLLGAPGRHRPTAISAASDEMAIGAILAARDLGLSVPGDVSVAGVDDYVHSEFFGLTTVAQFPYRQGVEAARVIIDQLDHDRQSPSAISLPHELVVRSSTARPRPHSSPDKTSPGG; from the coding sequence ATGCAAGCGGTCAGCATCGCCGAGGTTGCCAAGCGAGCAGGGGTTTCGACGGCGACGGTCTCCCGTGCCCTGTCCGGGCGCGGAACGGTGTCACCGGCGCGCAAGCAGGCCGTTCTCGATGCCGCCGCAGCTCTGGGCTACGTGGTCGCCTCCAACGCCTCCAGCCTCGCCAGTGGACGGACTCGCAACGTCGGGGTGGTCATCCCGTTCCTCGATCGCTGGTACTTCGGCCAGGTCCTCGAAGGTGCCCAGCTCACCCTGCTCGAAGCCGGCTACGACGTGACCTTGTACAACCTCGCCGGCGGAACCAGGGCGCGCGCACAGGTGTTCGAACAGTTCCTGCTCCGGCAGCGGGTGGATGCGGTGCTCGCCGTGGCCCTGGAGCTGACGCCCCATGAGATCGCCCGGCTGCACCAGGTCGGCAAGCCGTTGGTCTGCATCGGCGGTGTGATCCCCGGGGTGCCGTCTCTCGGAATCGACGACCTGGCGGTCTCCGAACTTGCCACCGACCATCTGACCGGGTTGGGCCACACGACTATCGGGTTCATCGGCGGCAAGCCGGAGGTCGACAGTGACTTCCAGCTTCCCGTCCAGCGATTCGACGGCTACCGCCGGTCACTGCAACGGGCCGGCATCGAGTTCGACCCTGCCTTGGCGCTGTACGGGGACTTCACGCTCGACGGCGGGTACACCGCAGCCAAACAGCTGCTTGGAGCGCCGGGGCGTCACCGACCGACCGCCATCTCGGCCGCCAGCGATGAGATGGCGATCGGAGCCATCCTGGCCGCTCGTGATCTTGGTCTGAGTGTTCCGGGCGATGTTTCGGTCGCCGGCGTCGATGACTACGTGCACTCGGAGTTCTTCGGCCTGACCACGGTCGCCCAGTTCCCGTACCGGCAGGGCGTCGAGGCGGCACGCGTGATCATTGACCAGTTGGACCATGACCGACAGTCGCCCTCGGCGATCTCGCTCCCGCACGAACTGGTCGTGCGCTCCTCCACGGCGCGTCCCCGTCCGCACAGCAGCCCGGACAAGACCAGCCCCGGTGGTTGA
- a CDS encoding glycoside hydrolase family 13 protein yields the protein MTSEWWRSAVIYQIYPRSFADASGDGVGDLPGITARLDSLADLGVDAVWLSPFMTSPQADGGYDVADFRDVDPLFGDLSDFDSMIKNAHTLGIRVIIDLVPNHASAQHPWFVQALAAGPGSAERARFHFRNGRGSGGELPPNNWESIFGGSMWTRVDAGDHTPAQWYLHLFDPAQPDFNWSNPEVRAEFRDILRFWLDRGVDGFRVDVAHGLIKADGLPDHTPRDGADSMGGDGGEDAPYFGQPEVHDVYRDWRILIDSYPGERVLCAEAWMPTLRESALWVRSDEMHQAFNFPYVFTRWDADALRTVIIESLEAFGEVGAPTTWVLSNHDVVRHTTRLALSADSPQGHGIGPLTPGKPDPAIGWSRGRAATTVMLALPGSAYLYQGEELGLPEVVDLPDEVRQDPTWFRTGRTRYGRDGCRVPIPWSADAPAHGFSPTGKSWLPQPDQWNAYARDQQAGVPGSTLELYRSLIAGRGDHGLGSGTLCWLDGWTPDVLSFSVEDVVVIANTGTDIAPAPAGMLPLIASGPLADQHAVPPDTAAWFVEA from the coding sequence ATGACATCAGAGTGGTGGCGCAGCGCTGTGATCTATCAGATCTACCCTCGATCCTTTGCCGATGCCTCGGGTGACGGTGTCGGTGATCTGCCGGGGATCACGGCCCGGCTCGACTCCTTGGCAGACCTCGGGGTCGATGCCGTCTGGCTCTCCCCGTTCATGACCAGTCCGCAAGCCGACGGCGGGTACGATGTCGCGGACTTCCGTGATGTGGATCCTCTGTTCGGTGATCTCTCCGACTTCGACTCCATGATCAAGAACGCACACACGCTGGGCATTCGGGTGATCATCGACCTGGTCCCCAATCACGCCTCGGCACAGCACCCGTGGTTCGTCCAGGCTCTGGCGGCCGGGCCCGGCAGTGCCGAACGGGCCCGGTTCCATTTCCGCAACGGCCGAGGCAGCGGCGGCGAGCTACCCCCGAACAACTGGGAGTCGATCTTCGGCGGTTCGATGTGGACTCGCGTCGACGCCGGTGATCACACCCCGGCGCAGTGGTACCTGCACCTGTTCGACCCGGCGCAGCCGGACTTCAACTGGTCGAACCCCGAGGTCCGGGCCGAGTTCCGCGACATCCTGCGCTTCTGGCTTGACCGCGGTGTCGATGGGTTCCGGGTCGACGTCGCCCACGGTTTGATCAAGGCCGATGGCCTGCCTGATCACACTCCGCGCGACGGCGCGGACTCGATGGGCGGCGACGGCGGCGAGGACGCCCCCTATTTCGGCCAACCCGAGGTCCATGACGTCTATCGCGACTGGCGCATCCTGATCGACTCCTACCCCGGCGAACGCGTTCTCTGTGCCGAGGCCTGGATGCCGACGCTCCGGGAGAGTGCACTGTGGGTACGCAGTGACGAAATGCATCAGGCATTCAACTTCCCCTACGTCTTCACTCGTTGGGACGCCGACGCACTCCGGACGGTGATCATCGAGTCGTTGGAGGCCTTCGGTGAAGTCGGTGCGCCGACTACCTGGGTGCTGTCGAATCACGACGTTGTCCGGCACACCACCCGTCTGGCGCTGTCGGCCGATTCACCCCAGGGCCACGGCATCGGGCCATTGACGCCGGGAAAGCCCGATCCGGCCATCGGCTGGTCCCGCGGCCGGGCTGCGACCACGGTGATGCTGGCCCTGCCCGGCAGCGCGTACCTCTACCAGGGCGAGGAACTCGGTCTGCCCGAAGTGGTAGATCTTCCTGACGAGGTACGACAGGACCCGACCTGGTTCCGTACCGGCCGGACACGGTACGGCAGGGACGGTTGCCGGGTGCCGATCCCGTGGTCGGCCGACGCGCCTGCCCACGGCTTCAGCCCGACTGGGAAGTCATGGTTGCCGCAACCCGACCAATGGAACGCCTACGCGCGCGACCAACAGGCCGGCGTACCCGGTTCCACCCTGGAGCTGTACCGATCGCTGATCGCCGGCCGTGGTGATCATGGACTCGGCTCCGGCACACTGTGCTGGTTGGACGGCTGGACGCCGGATGTGTTGAGCTTTTCCGTCGAGGACGTCGTGGTGATCGCGAACACCGGTACCGACATCGCCCCGGCGCCGGCGGGGATGCTTCCACTGATCGCCAGCGGTCCCCTCGCCGACCAGCATGCGGTGCCGCCTGACACCGCGGCCTGGTTCGTGGAAGCCTGA
- a CDS encoding sugar ABC transporter substrate-binding protein, translating to MTVRSTRRFTAVTALLTAIVLGGTACSSGTDATAGGEGTGETAATSTSLTVWVDAERLDAVQSVVDTYTEQTGVGVELVGKNVDDIKDDFIQQVPTGEGPDITMGAHDWLGELATNGVVAPIELGDTSGNYLDVAVEASTYDGATYMLPYAVENLAMLRNAELVADAPSDYDDMIAKGKDAGLDSPFVVEQGSEGDPYHLYPFQTAFGAPVFGTDETGYNSDDLQLGAPGGEKFADWLGEQGEEGNLNTDIDGDIAKQAFLDGDAAFWLTGPWNVGAAQDAGIDVAIDTIPSPTGEAASPFAGVKGFFVSSQSENQVAANDFLVNFLGSEEAQLALFESGNILPALSAAAETASSDPVIEGFAAVGEEAVPMPAIPEMGAVFQYWGIAEAEIINGSDPSETWQKLVSDVEGAIG from the coding sequence ATGACGGTGAGAAGCACCCGACGTTTCACGGCGGTGACAGCACTGCTGACAGCGATCGTGCTGGGCGGCACAGCGTGTTCGTCCGGCACCGACGCTACGGCGGGGGGTGAGGGAACCGGTGAGACTGCTGCCACCTCGACCTCACTGACCGTCTGGGTCGATGCCGAGCGGCTGGATGCCGTGCAGTCGGTGGTCGACACCTACACCGAGCAGACCGGAGTCGGGGTCGAACTGGTCGGCAAGAATGTCGACGACATCAAGGACGACTTCATCCAGCAGGTGCCCACCGGCGAGGGTCCCGACATCACCATGGGCGCCCATGACTGGCTGGGCGAGCTCGCCACCAACGGCGTTGTCGCACCGATCGAGCTCGGTGACACCAGCGGCAACTACCTCGACGTGGCTGTGGAGGCATCGACCTACGACGGAGCCACCTACATGCTGCCCTACGCGGTCGAGAACCTGGCGATGCTGCGCAACGCCGAACTCGTTGCCGACGCGCCGTCCGACTACGACGACATGATCGCGAAGGGCAAGGACGCCGGGCTTGACTCGCCATTCGTGGTCGAGCAGGGCTCGGAGGGTGACCCGTACCACCTGTATCCGTTCCAGACCGCCTTCGGTGCCCCGGTCTTCGGCACCGATGAGACCGGCTACAACTCCGACGATCTACAGCTCGGAGCTCCGGGCGGTGAGAAGTTCGCCGATTGGCTGGGGGAGCAGGGTGAGGAAGGAAACCTGAACACCGACATCGACGGTGACATCGCGAAGCAGGCGTTCCTCGACGGTGACGCCGCCTTCTGGCTGACCGGACCGTGGAATGTCGGTGCGGCACAGGACGCCGGAATCGACGTCGCGATCGACACGATCCCCAGTCCGACCGGTGAGGCGGCCTCTCCGTTCGCCGGCGTGAAGGGATTCTTCGTCTCCAGCCAGTCCGAGAACCAGGTTGCCGCCAACGACTTCCTGGTCAACTTCCTCGGCTCCGAGGAAGCCCAATTGGCGCTGTTCGAATCCGGCAACATCCTGCCGGCGCTGTCCGCTGCCGCCGAGACCGCGTCGTCGGACCCGGTGATCGAAGGGTTCGCCGCGGTCGGTGAGGAGGCTGTACCGATGCCGGCAATCCCGGAGATGGGTGCGGTCTTCCAGTACTGGGGCATCGCCGAGGCCGAGATCATCAACGGCTCCGATCCGTCGGAGACCTGGCAGAAGCTGGTCTCCGACGTCGAGGGCGCGATCGGTTGA
- a CDS encoding ABC transporter permease subunit, which produces MTQLTQTPDKGGTDTADRPRGQGSSTSGRMLPLLIKILALAVVDALAVYAVLVLIGAKAWVVAGVVVVVTAIVNWIYFSRRALPAKYLAPGVIFLCLFQVFVLVYTGYVAFTNYGTGHNGNKDQAISALSAAALQRVPDSPTFPVSVVTRSEELGLLVTAPGGDALLGTSESALEPVEATFEAGKAVATPGWQTLQFAQILDRTDEVAQLSVPFSDDPNEGALRTPDGSNGYLYISTLHYDEVADTLTDESTGKVYRDTGEGAFTADDGEQLMPGWQVTVGLDNFARAVTDARLAQPLLYVTAWTFGFALLSVATTFALGLFLAIVFNHPAMRGRKLYRALLIIPYAVPSFLSALVWAGMMNESFGFLNQVVFGGAMIPWLSDPWMAKLSVLLVNLWLGFPYMFLVCTGALQAIPDELTEAGTVDGASGWSIFRFIKLPLVLVSVAPLLIASFAFNFNNFNIVYMLTGGGPRDPSAPIPVGHTDLLISMVYKVAFTGQVRDYGLASAYSIIIFVVVAIISVIAFRRTKSLEELN; this is translated from the coding sequence ATGACCCAACTCACCCAGACCCCCGACAAGGGAGGAACTGACACCGCCGATCGCCCTCGCGGGCAGGGATCGTCGACCTCTGGCCGGATGCTTCCGCTGTTGATCAAGATTCTGGCGCTGGCGGTGGTCGACGCGCTGGCGGTGTACGCCGTGCTGGTGCTGATCGGAGCCAAGGCCTGGGTCGTCGCCGGTGTGGTGGTCGTGGTTACGGCGATCGTCAACTGGATCTACTTCTCCCGCCGGGCGCTGCCGGCGAAGTACCTGGCCCCGGGTGTGATCTTCCTCTGCCTGTTCCAGGTCTTCGTGCTCGTCTACACCGGGTATGTCGCATTCACCAACTACGGCACCGGCCACAACGGCAACAAGGACCAGGCGATCTCCGCGCTGAGCGCGGCGGCTCTGCAACGCGTACCGGATTCCCCGACCTTCCCGGTCTCGGTGGTGACCCGCAGCGAAGAACTCGGCCTGCTGGTCACCGCACCTGGCGGCGACGCGCTGTTGGGTACCTCGGAGTCCGCGTTGGAGCCTGTGGAGGCCACCTTCGAAGCCGGCAAGGCAGTCGCCACCCCGGGCTGGCAGACGCTGCAGTTCGCCCAGATCCTGGACCGCACCGATGAGGTGGCGCAGCTCTCGGTCCCGTTCTCCGACGATCCGAACGAGGGGGCGCTGCGCACACCCGACGGATCGAATGGCTACCTCTACATCTCCACGTTGCACTACGACGAGGTGGCCGACACCCTGACCGACGAGTCGACCGGTAAGGTCTACCGGGACACCGGAGAGGGCGCTTTCACCGCTGACGACGGCGAGCAGTTGATGCCGGGGTGGCAGGTGACAGTCGGTCTGGACAACTTCGCCCGCGCCGTCACCGACGCCCGGTTGGCCCAACCGTTGCTCTACGTCACGGCCTGGACCTTCGGTTTCGCGCTGCTCTCAGTGGCAACGACCTTCGCGCTCGGGCTCTTTCTGGCGATTGTGTTCAACCATCCGGCCATGCGTGGACGCAAACTGTACCGAGCCCTGTTGATCATTCCCTATGCCGTGCCGTCGTTCCTGTCCGCGCTGGTGTGGGCAGGCATGATGAACGAGAGCTTCGGTTTCTTGAACCAGGTCGTGTTCGGTGGCGCCATGATCCCATGGTTGAGTGATCCATGGATGGCGAAGCTCTCGGTACTGCTGGTCAATCTGTGGCTCGGTTTCCCCTACATGTTCTTGGTCTGCACAGGTGCGTTGCAGGCGATCCCGGACGAACTGACCGAGGCCGGGACCGTGGACGGCGCCAGTGGTTGGTCGATCTTCCGCTTCATCAAGTTGCCGCTGGTGCTGGTCAGCGTGGCGCCGCTGTTGATCGCGTCGTTCGCCTTCAACTTCAACAACTTCAACATCGTCTACATGCTGACCGGTGGCGGGCCACGGGATCCGAGCGCGCCGATTCCGGTGGGTCACACCGACCTGCTGATCTCGATGGTCTACAAGGTCGCCTTCACCGGCCAGGTGCGGGACTACGGTCTGGCGAGTGCCTACTCGATCATCATCTTCGTCGTCGTCGCGATCATCTCGGTGATCGCCTTCCGGCGCACGAAGTCACTGGAGGAGCTGAACTGA
- a CDS encoding sugar ABC transporter permease, whose protein sequence is MSASTLDREDGPDIPTERKRSAGAWFTDTGWRHLVGLVAVAFALFPVVFVISSSLNPNGTLTGSNRLFSAIGIDSYARILGGSQTPFLTWFGNTMLIAALTAVLTVFLGALAAYAFSRMRFTGRRFGLIAIIVVQMFPQLLGVVAIFLLLSTIGDWFPEIGLNSRIGLILVYLGGALGANTYLMYGFFNTLPPSLDEAARLDGASHVRIFFRIILPLVTPILAVVALLSFITTLNEYVVASVILIDSEKQTLAVGLTQLVSNPRYADWSAFSAGTVIAALPVVALFLYLQKYIVGGLASGAVK, encoded by the coding sequence ATGAGCGCATCGACACTCGACCGCGAAGACGGCCCCGACATCCCGACCGAACGCAAGCGGTCGGCCGGAGCCTGGTTCACCGACACCGGGTGGCGGCACCTGGTGGGATTGGTGGCCGTTGCCTTCGCGCTGTTCCCGGTCGTCTTCGTCATCTCCAGCTCGCTGAATCCGAACGGAACCCTCACCGGCTCCAACCGACTCTTCTCCGCCATTGGCATCGACAGCTACGCCAGAATCCTCGGCGGTTCGCAAACACCGTTCCTGACCTGGTTCGGGAACACGATGCTGATCGCAGCATTGACGGCTGTGCTGACCGTGTTCTTGGGGGCGCTGGCCGCCTATGCCTTCTCCCGGATGCGATTCACCGGCCGCCGCTTCGGCCTGATTGCGATCATCGTGGTGCAGATGTTTCCGCAGTTGCTGGGGGTGGTTGCGATCTTCCTGCTGCTCAGCACCATCGGTGACTGGTTCCCCGAGATCGGCCTGAATTCGCGGATCGGTCTGATCCTGGTCTACCTGGGTGGTGCACTGGGCGCGAACACGTACCTGATGTACGGGTTCTTCAACACGCTGCCCCCCTCGCTGGATGAGGCCGCGCGTCTTGATGGCGCCAGCCATGTGAGGATCTTCTTCAGGATCATCCTGCCGCTGGTCACGCCGATCCTCGCGGTGGTGGCGTTGTTGTCGTTCATCACGACGTTGAACGAGTACGTGGTCGCCAGTGTGATCCTGATCGACTCCGAGAAACAGACCCTGGCAGTCGGGCTCACTCAACTGGTGTCGAATCCGCGCTACGCCGACTGGAGCGCCTTCTCGGCTGGAACCGTGATCGCCGCACTGCCGGTGGTTGCCCTCTTCCTCTACCTGCAGAAGTACATCGTCGGCGGGTTGGCCTCCGGCGCGGTGAAGTAG
- a CDS encoding LytR C-terminal domain-containing protein has protein sequence METERADTAIRVLRVLKTPLTLLALLVLLFVFFRVGYNWLTAPAPPPTVAPCIQMPITDGELRSEQVSVQVLNAGGERGLAADVSRALESDEFNVTITGNYEGDQPPAGTLIIGADPNNPEVQLVAQHFRDPEIQGDGRIDRSVEVLLGEEYGGMIDDAKWEIEYDQPDICLPEIIEATE, from the coding sequence GTGGAGACCGAACGCGCCGACACCGCGATCCGGGTATTGCGGGTGTTGAAGACCCCATTGACCCTGCTCGCCCTGCTGGTCCTGCTCTTTGTTTTCTTCCGGGTCGGCTACAACTGGCTGACCGCGCCGGCACCGCCGCCGACTGTGGCGCCTTGCATTCAGATGCCGATCACCGACGGTGAACTGCGCTCGGAACAGGTCAGCGTGCAGGTGCTCAATGCCGGCGGTGAACGCGGCCTGGCTGCCGATGTCAGCCGCGCCCTGGAGTCCGACGAGTTCAACGTCACCATCACCGGCAACTACGAAGGCGACCAGCCCCCGGCGGGCACCCTGATCATCGGCGCCGACCCGAACAACCCCGAGGTCCAGTTGGTCGCCCAGCACTTCCGCGACCCGGAGATCCAGGGCGACGGCCGGATCGACCGTTCGGTCGAGGTACTGCTCGGCGAGGAGTACGGCGGGATGATCGACGACGCCAAGTGGGAGATCGAGTACGACCAGCCCGACATCTGCCTGCCGGAGATCATCGAAGCCACTGAGTGA
- a CDS encoding type II toxin-antitoxin system VapB family antitoxin, which produces MIFKRVGDGRPYPDHGYVQKQWAAIPPHQVRLDQLVTTKRNLDLEALLEEDSTFYGDLFAHVVFWQGDLYLEDGLHRALRAALQQRQTMHARVLELK; this is translated from the coding sequence GTGATCTTCAAGCGCGTAGGCGACGGACGGCCGTACCCTGATCACGGGTACGTCCAGAAGCAATGGGCCGCGATCCCCCCGCACCAGGTCCGACTTGATCAGTTGGTGACGACCAAGCGGAATCTGGACCTGGAGGCACTGCTGGAGGAGGATTCGACCTTCTACGGTGACCTGTTCGCCCATGTCGTGTTCTGGCAGGGCGATCTGTACCTGGAGGACGGTCTGCATCGGGCGCTGCGTGCCGCGCTGCAGCAGCGGCAGACGATGCACGCCCGGGTACTGGAACTCAAGTAG
- a CDS encoding helicase HerA-like domain-containing protein produces the protein MTDAETSEEAVADTSVSPVVAEVTEGYAFDEPAIELGVLVEAEQPVPAAKVRLPLAMMNRHGLVAGATGTGKTKTLQVLAEQLSAAGVPVFAADIKGDLSGIAAPGESSEKLDARVRKLGQDWQPRGFPTEFYALGDDGSGTPLRATVSSFGPILMAKVLDLNEVQESTLGLVFSYADKSGLALLDLSDLRAVLMFLTSDEGKAELKQIGGVSKATVGVILRKLTNLADQGADAFFGEPEFDTEDLLLVDADGSGRISLLELPNVQDRPALFSTFLMWLLADLFASLPEVGDLEKPKLVFFFDEAHLLFNDASDAFLDAIAQTVRLIRSKGVGVFFVTQTPKDVPDEVLAQLGSRVQHQLRAHTPNDAKALKQTVATFPKSTYDLAEALTALGTGEAIVTVMDPDGAPTPVAWTRILAPESLMAPIAAEDLAARVKASAQHAKYGQAIDRESAREKLAARLDAGAAAEPAPAGPAPADQPGDRQPSPGQQAPTEPAEPAPKTRRTKAERRCSRSCRRTRWSVRSRVPPPGRSSAASSATPGGADQSSLRTSSTWPSVTCNSTSISLLSAWSRLTW, from the coding sequence ATGACTGATGCCGAAACCAGCGAAGAGGCCGTCGCCGACACGTCCGTCAGCCCGGTCGTGGCCGAGGTCACCGAGGGGTACGCCTTCGACGAGCCGGCGATCGAGCTCGGGGTTCTGGTCGAGGCCGAGCAGCCCGTACCGGCAGCGAAGGTACGGCTGCCGCTGGCGATGATGAACCGCCACGGACTGGTCGCCGGAGCCACCGGTACGGGCAAGACGAAGACCCTGCAGGTCCTCGCCGAGCAACTCTCCGCCGCCGGCGTACCGGTCTTTGCCGCCGACATCAAAGGCGACCTCTCCGGCATCGCGGCACCCGGGGAATCATCGGAGAAACTGGACGCCCGGGTACGGAAACTCGGCCAGGACTGGCAGCCCCGTGGCTTCCCGACCGAGTTCTACGCCCTCGGCGACGACGGCAGCGGGACGCCGCTGCGCGCCACGGTCAGCAGTTTCGGCCCGATCCTGATGGCCAAGGTGCTCGACCTGAACGAGGTCCAGGAATCCACCCTCGGCCTGGTCTTCTCCTATGCCGACAAATCCGGACTCGCTCTGCTGGACCTGTCCGACCTGCGGGCGGTGCTGATGTTCCTCACCAGCGACGAGGGCAAGGCCGAACTGAAGCAGATCGGCGGCGTCTCCAAGGCCACCGTCGGGGTCATCCTGCGCAAGCTGACCAATCTCGCCGACCAAGGCGCCGACGCCTTCTTCGGCGAACCCGAATTCGACACCGAGGACCTGCTGCTGGTCGACGCCGACGGTTCGGGTCGGATCTCGTTGCTCGAACTGCCGAATGTGCAGGACCGGCCCGCCCTGTTCTCCACCTTCTTGATGTGGCTGCTGGCCGACCTGTTCGCCTCCCTGCCCGAGGTCGGTGACCTGGAGAAGCCGAAGCTGGTCTTCTTCTTCGACGAGGCGCATCTGCTGTTCAACGACGCTTCGGACGCCTTCCTAGACGCGATCGCGCAGACGGTACGCCTGATCCGCTCCAAGGGGGTCGGTGTCTTCTTCGTCACCCAGACCCCGAAGGATGTCCCCGATGAGGTACTCGCCCAGCTGGGTTCCCGGGTGCAGCACCAGCTCCGGGCACACACCCCGAACGATGCGAAGGCGTTGAAGCAGACCGTCGCCACCTTCCCCAAGAGCACCTATGACCTGGCCGAGGCGCTCACCGCACTCGGTACCGGTGAGGCGATTGTCACCGTGATGGATCCCGATGGCGCCCCCACCCCGGTCGCCTGGACCCGGATCCTGGCGCCGGAATCACTGATGGCACCGATCGCCGCCGAAGACCTCGCCGCCCGGGTGAAGGCATCGGCGCAGCACGCCAAGTACGGGCAGGCGATCGACCGGGAATCGGCCCGGGAGAAGCTGGCCGCCCGTCTCGATGCCGGCGCAGCTGCCGAGCCGGCACCCGCCGGTCCCGCACCGGCCGACCAGCCCGGCGACCGACAGCCCAGCCCCGGACAGCAGGCACCGACCGAACCGGCCGAGCCGGCACCGAAGACCCGGCGCACCAAGGCCGAACGTCGATGTTCGAGAAGCTGTCGAAGAACACGATGGTCCGTCAGGTCGCGCGTACCGCCACCCGGGAGATCTTCCGCAGCATCTTCGGCAACGCCCGGCGGCGCTGATCAGTCGTCGTTGCGGACCTCGAGCACCTGGCCGTCGGTGACCTGCAACAGCACCTCGATCTCGCTGTTGTCGGCCTGGTCGAGGCTTACCTGGTAG
- a CDS encoding PepSY domain-containing protein: protein MRPSAALSISVLALSAALAGCGNDTADPAATDAPAPAETSAAAEPTTVQTPSTETASATPSTGGAETSGERNERAVTAIATAEAELNGTAVAIDHDQRTDTWEVEVRVGDQTSEVQLDAAGTAVTGVTDEENLDDDDAAELDAAQISLTEALEIAFGEADGELDDADITDEDDRIVYQVSLDQADNSEIEVLLQVTDGQVLEVRNDD, encoded by the coding sequence ATGAGACCTTCGGCAGCCCTGAGCATCTCCGTCCTGGCGCTGAGCGCCGCCCTCGCCGGTTGCGGCAACGACACTGCCGATCCTGCCGCCACCGACGCCCCCGCCCCGGCAGAGACCTCCGCGGCCGCCGAGCCGACGACTGTCCAGACCCCGTCGACCGAAACCGCGTCAGCCACCCCGAGCACGGGTGGCGCCGAGACCTCCGGTGAGCGCAACGAGCGCGCCGTCACGGCGATCGCGACCGCCGAGGCCGAACTCAACGGCACTGCTGTGGCGATCGACCACGATCAGCGCACCGACACCTGGGAGGTGGAGGTACGGGTCGGCGACCAGACCTCGGAGGTGCAGTTGGACGCCGCCGGCACCGCGGTCACGGGGGTCACCGACGAGGAGAACCTCGACGACGATGACGCCGCCGAACTGGATGCGGCGCAGATCTCGCTGACCGAGGCCCTGGAGATCGCCTTCGGTGAGGCCGACGGTGAGCTCGACGACGCCGACATCACCGATGAGGACGACCGGATCGTCTACCAGGTAAGCCTCGACCAGGCCGACAACAGCGAGATCGAGGTGCTGTTGCAGGTCACCGACGGCCAGGTGCTCGAGGTCCGCAACGACGACTGA